The Gemmatimonadaceae bacterium genomic interval GATCTATGGTCAAGATTAAAGCCTCTGTGCAGAGCGCTCAGGACAAGCACTTTATTGATATCGCACTTGACAGCGATGTCGTTCGCATACCGATCTCTGAGGATAATCCCAATCAGGTGAAAAGCGCATTTAACAAGCTTCTCGAGCGGACGCGCTCCGGGCAATTCACTATAGAGCTAGAGTCAGATAGCGATGATCTCTTTTCGCATGTTGCGAAGGAATACATCGCTCAGTTGAATCGTGAGCTCCAAGAGATTTGGAAGGAAATGAAGCAACACAAGTTGGTGGGCAGCGAAGCCCGCTAACATCTGGCATCTGGTGCCGGCAGTATAACGTGCGTTGGAGCAGACAGAGCGGCTATCGATGGAGCGCGCTCCGCGCGCTCTCTTACTGATCGCCCTGCAGCTCAACTTGGGCGTTAGACGGATGCGAACTCCTCGACCACGATGAGGAAAGCTATGGGGATATCTCCCTATGTGGCTCGACTGCGTCAACGGATCGGCACGTCACGACTCCTGCTCCCGTCAGTGGCAGCAATCGTGTACGGAGAGTTAGGGGAAATACTTCTAGTGCGTCAGCGTGATGGGCATGCCTGGAGCACACCTGGTGGAGCGGTCGAACCCGATGAGAATCCAATCGATACAGTGGTCCGTGAGACGTGGGAAGAAACCGGACTTGTGGTGCAGCCGACGGCATTGATCGGCGCCTTCGGTGGTCCGGATTTCGTCGTGCGTTACGGCAACGGGGATGAGACTCAGTACGTAATGTCTGTTTTCGAGTGCTCCGTTGTGGCGGGCGAGCTCACGAGCGCGAACGATGAGGTAACGGCGTGCCGATTCATTAGTGAAGCTGAGTTCCGCACCCTCGTTGTAACGCCTTGGACTAGAGAGGTACTTCCCCTTTGCTATACACGGCCGAGCAAGCCAATCATTGGGCCCGTCAATTGGGCTCCTCCGATTGCCGGTTCGCATCCAGCCACCGTCTAACACTCGCTGAAGCTGACATGCGATTTGATGAAGCTCGCTGCGCTCGCTACTGTATGATTCGCTCGCAGCTTAGCTGAAGCGTTAGACGGGCAACCACGCAGAGACGCCGAGCGTAGCGTTCACGCCCTATGACGATCAGGAATCATTGGATTGGCGCCGCGCTAGCAAGTATCGGCGCAGTCAGAAATGACGCTACACTCGCGCGTAGGTCGACTCTCTCATCTGCATCCCGTCCCCGTCGTCGTCACCATTGAGGTACTGCGCCAGATATCGGATCCCTTGGGCAATCTCCATGACGTGTCGAAACGATTCGATCGAAAACGGCCATAGATAAGGGTGGAACGGCGAGGCCGGTTCAAAGTCGTTCCGACGATGCAACTGATACTGGGCGACGAGATGGAAGAGTTCCGGGAAGACCTGCTCAATGCTTTGAAACGAGTCGGCGTGGGCCGCAACGGTTTCGCAATGGTCTAGCAAGGGCTCGATCCAGTCGTCCTCGTTGGCCACGCTGGGTCCCGACGGTACCAGCGAGAGAAGCCGCTCGCCATCAGGCCCCATTCGCTCGATGCGCCGGCGCGGCCTGTCGCGGTACGCCGACATGGCTTCGACCGCCCTCGGGAGGTGAACAAGTGTCGCGCGCAGTTCCGGCGAATGCGCCTGCATGCAATAGGTGATCCACGTCGACCACTCACGGGCAGCCTCGTCGCTGAAGGGAGAATCGTCGTCCCTCGTCGCACCAGCGAGCTGGCACCCAATGGACGTGGAGCGAATGTGAAGTTCGTGCTCGCGCACACGTTGGCGAATCTCGGCCGGAGCCGGAAGGTCCGACACCCCCTCACGCTCCGCCAGCAAGCCGGCTGTCGCGAGCGGAAGAATCAGATCGGCCTTTGCGATGAGCCGCATGTCAGCTTCCGTCAGCACGCCGTCCGCAGTTGCCCACCGGATTCTGCGGCCGCCGACACGCTGAGCATGAGGATCCTCCCCCCAGCACTGACGGTAGGCCTGCGCGATCGATGCGATGAGCCTGGGGCGCCAGATGTCCGAGTTCATCGCGCCCTCCCGAATATGAAGTCGGAATCGACCGCGACGGCCTTTGGTACGATCGTGAAATGGTTGCCGTCGCGCAGCTTGTAGTTGGCATCTCGCGCGTACTGATTCTGGATGACGACATGGTCGTCTTCGCCGTGAGCCGTACGCGCAACGCGCAGCCCGCACGCCTTAGCTGCCACGGGAGACTCCTTAATGCGATCCTTGACATGGTTCTCAAGTCTCTTGAGGAGATCTGAACCCTCCTTGAGATCCATAACCGCTGAGACTCCGCCGTTACGAACGAACTGGATCGCCGAGAGGAGTGCCTCCGTCCCGACGTACTTCATGAGCCAGGGGAGCTTGGAGCCGAGGAGCGCCGGCGCGAGGAGCAGCTGATCGACCTTCCACGCTGGTGGCTGGGCCAAGTCCTTCTCACCGCTAATCGCGCTCGCCAGTTCCGTCAGAGCTGTTCGCGCGACGACCGCGCCTAGCGAGTGCGAGACGATGTCGATTGTGGCATACGTCGGTTTTGGCCGACCAGGAGGCAGCGACTCGTGGATGAATGCCGGCGAAGCGCCGTCCAGCAGCCCTTCCAGCGCTTCCCTGAAGCGTCGCGAAGCGCGAGGGATCGTCGTTCCAAGGCTCTTGTAGTCAAAGTAGAACACGTCGGCACTAGCCATCTCGGGCCGCTCGACCAGCAGCCGGAACGGCACCCAGACATCCCAGCTGCTCATGAGGCCGTGCACGAAGACCACCGCCCGGTTGGCGGGCTCGAAGCTCCATCGGGCGAATAGGTACGCCCGCTCTCGCGATTCCCATACCTTGTATGACGCCGTGCGCGTGATTTCCATCGCCGTTGGCTGGGTGGTCCATAATTCTCGCAGCAAACCCCCGGCGCGGCCAGACAGAACCAATCCAAGCCGTGTTCCGCCGCGATCCAGATTTCGGACTTCCTGTCATGCATTGGGGCAGCGCCGGTCTAACGAGGAGTTGTAGCTGACGGCGCTCCACGGAAGCGGCTGGCTCGCTGCGCTCGCCTGCCGCACTATTGATGAGGGCCGCAGCTAAACTCCGACGCGTTAGGCTGGCTTCCTCCACTACATAGGTATGATCGCGAAAATCGTTTATTGGCTTCTACTCTAAGGCCTTTCACCCACCGTCGGCTACAACCATTAATCCGGCGCGCGCCGTCATCATCGCCGCGACTGGTACCGCAGATCGTGCGATTTTGCGGATTTGCCACCGCGCTCAGCGCCGCATTGACTGCATGCGCGGTTACGCAGCCAGCCCTCGCACCTCAGCCTCTGATCGGAAGCGGCCGAGGTGTTGACCACGTAACACTGCTCACACAGGACGTGGCAGCGGCAGCAAAGCGATTCGCGGACGATTTCGGTTTCACGGTCGGGCCCAC includes:
- a CDS encoding alpha/beta fold hydrolase; the protein is MEITRTASYKVWESRERAYLFARWSFEPANRAVVFVHGLMSSWDVWVPFRLLVERPEMASADVFYFDYKSLGTTIPRASRRFREALEGLLDGASPAFIHESLPPGRPKPTYATIDIVSHSLGAVVARTALTELASAISGEKDLAQPPAWKVDQLLLAPALLGSKLPWLMKYVGTEALLSAIQFVRNGGVSAVMDLKEGSDLLKRLENHVKDRIKESPVAAKACGLRVARTAHGEDDHVVIQNQYARDANYKLRDGNHFTIVPKAVAVDSDFIFGRAR
- a CDS encoding NUDIX domain-containing protein, coding for MGISPYVARLRQRIGTSRLLLPSVAAIVYGELGEILLVRQRDGHAWSTPGGAVEPDENPIDTVVRETWEETGLVVQPTALIGAFGGPDFVVRYGNGDETQYVMSVFECSVVAGELTSANDEVTACRFISEAEFRTLVVTPWTREVLPLCYTRPSKPIIGPVNWAPPIAGSHPATV